AGAGACCAGCTCCTCCTACCTCCGACCAGCACCCAACCCCCTACGAACAGACCCCCTCTCAGCAGACCCTCCTGGTAAGGACTTCTGCCTTTCCCCTCGTACTCTGGCTAAATGGAAGCTCTTGGCTGACCTGGGTTTTAACTCCTGATATGTGTATAGTCATAGCAATTACGGTTTCATTTGATgacgagctctctctctctctctctgtatagtaTATTGTTTTGAGGAGAATACgtcatgtatgtatgtatgagctTTTCTGTAGACCGATACACTGATCCTTGGAATTTTGGGGGGTAAAATACTGTTTTTTCTTTGACCCCTCCTTTGCTCCTTCCTCCCAGGAGTCCCCAGCTGCTCTGTCCACTAACCCTCGCTCCTCAGTAACTGTGGTGACAGCAGATCGCAGGTCCTCAGGTAAGCCAAGCGGTTCATGTATCTGTGtcatgtgtgtgttttcagtcgtAATgcttgtgatgtgtgtttgtgcacagaATGTGTTTCTTAGTGACGCCGCTGAGTGTGTAAAGAATGTCCTGAGTGCGCAAAGAATGTGACATTGACTTTGGCtaagtgtatgtctgtgtgtgtgtgtgtttctcagtggcGTCTCTGATTGGGAGTGGGTCCGGCTTGGTAAAGcttctatgtgtatgtgtgtgtgtgtatgtgtgcgtgtgtgcactcAGTGGCATCTCTGATTGAGAGGGAGTGTGGCTTGGCTAAGCGCGTGCGCGGCACGCCAGAACGTATAGAGCTGGAGAACTACCGTGGGAGCCTGGGGAGCCTGGAGACTGAGCAGCTAACAGATGAGCCGGAGGAGGTGCCAGAGGAGACGCTGGCCAATTACAACCTCAGTCTGCTGGTGACAGAGGTGAAGAAGGCCAATCACAAGCGCATCTCGTTGCGGGAAAACGAGGGCTCCAGGTCAGCAttacaaaaacaaacatttatctgttctctttctctccccctttttctctctcgctatctatctcccatgtcctctccctctgtctcttcccctctttctcccccctctctttctctctcccccttttctcttgtacacacacgaacacacacgaacacacacacacacagtaattgccttcctctctcctcatagtTCAGAatcagagacggaggaggagggagagaggcagcggGCTCTAACCAATGACCTGGCTAGAGACTCATGGAGGAAGGCCATGGAACTACACGCACGCctccgaggagagagaggagatgacgaagaagagacagaagaaggagaggaggaaggagaggttgatgaagatgatgatgatgaggaggaggagttatCTAGTGATGGTAATTGGCCATTTTTCtctgttttcctgtgtgtgtctctctaagTGCTGTTAGTTAGGAAGATTTGTTTTTAGACTAGTTTCCTTTCcgctcctttcctctcttttgttctctgttctgttctctcaaccctctttctctctgtgtctgtgtgtgccctccctccctgcccgTCTCTCTATTTGGTGTGTTTCCCCCTGCTGGTAGAAGGGGAGTACTGTCCTTGGGAGAGGGAGCGTCACTCAGGTCTGTGGCTCCTCCCTCTAGAAGAGGTGCAGGAGACAGGTGACACCGCCACAGGAGAGAAAGCTAACAAAACATGTTTACAATTTTTATTATGGGAATTGATTTGTTTACTAACCATTTTTCATGTTTTGCTGTGTCCTTGAGCATAATGACACACTATTAGGCCAAAGTTACAGTAACTTCCCCACCTATTGCACCCCATGGACTTAGACAAGTGATTCTTGCACCACTGTCCAATGGCTTTGGTGGCTGTGGTTGCCCAAACCTTATTACTAATATCCTTTGCCTCATCAAGTCTACAGTGTTGCTAAACAGCGACAAAAAAAAACTAATACCTACTCTCGCTCATTACCAACTGTGGCTCACAAGCAATATGTTCTGTACGACACAGGAGGTTGCTATCTGGTTTTCTCTGTAGGGATTTTGACTTTCTCTTtacttcccctccctctctctctctctccctccctctcccttactccgcctgcaactctctctcctcatctctctcttcccccccccctcccttctctctctctctctctctctctctctctctctctcaggggaaGGAGCATCTCCACTCACCGCTGAGGAGGTAGCCTCGTTGGACGAGTGGCAGCAGAGCACACACTCTCCAGACACatacacacctgacacacacacgcatggcaCAAACACGCCTGACACGCactctccagacacacacacgcctgaCATACAACTGCCTGACTCGACAACACCCGACACACACGGTGCACACAGCCCCACCAGTGTACCCAATATCACCTTCTCCACTCCGGCCACTGCCTCAACACCCTTCACACCCACACCTTTAACGTCGCATGCACCCACATCCACGTCCTCAGTGTCAATTCCAGACTCCTCAGTCTTTACCTACTCCTCCCCCAACTCCTCCACCACCTCTGGCTGCTCCCCGGGTCCAgacgagggagaggaggatggggagaagaaagagatgaaggagagaaaagagcgagaggagagggagagaggggggaaggagagggagagggtgcgTGACTCCAGCAGTAGTTCGGGGATCGGTGTGGGCGGGAGCTCCACCACCTCTACCTCGGACCCCCTTACCCCTCCCGGCATCCCTCCCTCCGCCCAGCTCAAGGCATGCTGGGATAGCATGCCCCACCCTTCTGTGGAGTCACTGCAAAGCCCCGCCTCTCGCCCTGCCCCTCGATTTGCCCCCGCACCTATCATGGCGCCGGCGGTTGTGCGGGGGGTCGGGGGCAAGAAGCTGAAACCGTGGGACGTGGATGGGGGAAGGGGATTTGTTGCGGGGGGGTCTGTTGGGGCAGGGTCTCTTGGTGAGAAGCTGTGTAAGGGTGTAGTAATAGACCCCTTAGAGGACATCAACCCCCCCTTGTCCCCCCTGAAGCCCCTTAAGGCAGTGcccagagacgagagagagatcgggaggaagagggagatggagaggaggagggagatagagagagcagcCATGGGAGTGGGCTGGGAGGACACGAAAATCCCCCTAGGAAGGGAGCCTCTCCCAAGGAAGAGCAGAGGTGGTCTAGACCCCCGCAGGCTCACAGAGAGcctgccccccctcctcctcacacaACTCCAGGGGGGCTCCCTCTTCCCTTCACGTAAGTGCTGCAGGGACAACCAGCCCCCCAGCCAGAGTGTGTCTGAAGCGGGCATAGGAGAGGGTGGACCCCTGGGCCTGTGGAGAGCTGTCATCTCTGGCTATAAGAGGGACAGGAAGAAGAAGGGCAGGACTTCCCTTTCCAAAATGGCAACAGCCCCAGCCCCCAAAGAGCAGGGCAGGAGGAAAACTTCTGCGGAGAGAAgaggtaatacacacacacactctggtgaTCTGGTATAGTGATTTCCTATGGTGAACCTCTGTGTTTGTGCAGGTGTGAAGTTCAGGGAGCGCCAGAGCTGGTCGGAGCCGGAGGAGTCAGACATCACCTGCTCTGTTGTGATGGAGAGGTGCTCCATGAACCCCAAGGCCAACGTAAGGACGTCACTACTAACACTACCACTGATCTCAGAGCAGCAGGCTTGACATTCCACTACAGCTCTGACTGTGAGAGTCAGCGATGTCACTACAGACCTCTGTTCAGCTCTACAGCTCTGTGTATGCCAGCAGTCTTTACAGTGATTGTTTGGAGGAAATGCATTCGCACTATAGGAGGCTGATGTCATATGTGTTAAGGGATATCTGGTCTTTGTTGGTTACCATATCTCCTGTCTTCAGAGGCTCAGGTAAACGTTTTAACGGATCAATGTTTTTAGCTTCGTCTGGAGCTGTTTGACCTAGCGTCAGACCTTCAGAAGGACAccattgaggaggaggaggaagaggagaatgaGGAAGGGGAGGTATACTACTTTGTGGCAGTAGGATGAAGGCTGCTATGTACTAGTCCGGTTAGAGATCGTTACAGcagagttactgagagaggttaTGTTTCTCCCGTTGTGTAGATGGTTACGTTTCTCCCGTTGTGTAGATGGTTACGTTTCTCCTGTTGTGTAGATGGTTACGTTTCTCCCGTTGTGTAGATGGTTACGTTTCTCCCGTTGTGTAGATGGTTACGTTTCTCCCGTTGTGTAGATGGTTACGTTTCTTCCGTTGTGTAGATGGTTACGTTTCTCCCGTTGTGTAGATGGTTACGTTTCTCCCCTTGTGTAGATGGTTACGTTTCTCCCATTGTGTAGATGGTTACGTTTCTCCCGTTGTGTAGATGGTTACGTTTCTCCCGTTGTGTAGATGGTTACGTTTCTCCCGTTGTGTACACGGGTCGTTTATAGCTGTAATAAATAGTTTGTAAGTTCCGATTTAGAGTACCGATTTAGAGTACGTTTTGTCTATATATTGTGTGCCCGAGGTTGATTGTTTTTTGGTCTTCGTCTTTCCAAGTCTGCATATGTGCCTCATGCCCTGGCCTTTAAGAGGGCGTATGCCATTAAGGTAGTGTGAACATTCTTATTGGTTGCATCAAGTCTTTCTGTTCTCTGTGCTGCGTCCTTATCTTCCCTAACCCTCAGTAGTGTGTATTTCtcagtagtgtgtagtgtgtatgtatttgttgCTGTGGTCAAATcttaatggtgtgtgtgtctgtgtgcacgcatgctatgtgtgtgtgtctgtgtgaagcctgctgattctctctctctctcctacagagGCAcgtggggaaggagagggagcggGACAGCTCCCCCCGTATGGATACACAGCGGAAGTCATCGTGCCCTACGGAAGTTGTCGGGGTACTGGTGCACATGATGGACCTGAAGGACCCGTCCAGCCTGGATGTGTCAGAGGCCATGTTCCACAGAGACCGGGACCCAGAGGAGGAGCAGCTAGATGCCAGGTTAACACGCAGAGTACAGAGGGCAGCACGCAAACAGGCCAAACAAGAGCAACTCAAGAGACTGCACAGGGCCCAGGTAAGATGCAGGTTTAtattgtatgtgtgagtgtgtgtataattTGTGTGGGTGCGtatgatttgatttgtttaaagcCTCGTTGGTATTGTAGATGGCACTAACATGCATCTTTTGtcttgatcttgtccacattctgattgtgcccacattttcagaAATATGTCTAGTAATGGTATTAAAATATCTTCTATCCGTCCACTGTGTCTGCGTTCACAGGTCCCTCCCTGTATGCAAATGATTTGACAGCTAGTTATTTATTTTAAGACACATATTGATTGTAAGCTATAAAAACAAAGAGTCacactctttatgtataaactcccagtaataaTTGGTTTACCTAATAAATAACTGGGAGATTATACATTGAGCTTGAGACTCTCTTTGTTTTTATAGGTTACAGTTTATTcactgttagtcagcacctccacactaaatcattttctctgggtgtgcgccagctcatgcaTTTTACAAGATACATATTGATGCCATAAGTCAATGGTGCCACCTGTCAGTGATTTTAGAATGTGGGATAATAGGGGATAATAATCAATTGTAATCTTCTTAAACATACAGCCAGTGAGGACATGGCCTTAAATGGATTTACTGTTCGGATTTGTCTGCACttgtaagatatccagacacCTTTGCTGCATTTACATAGGCAGACCCATTCTGATCTTTTGCTCAATTATTGGctaaagagctgatctgattggtcaaaataccaattaaaggaaaaatatcagaattgggctgcctgtgtaaacacagccgaTGTGTGCCTGACTACCACCGGAGGTGATCAGGAAGATCGGCTCACAATCAGATCAAATGCATATTTTAATCGTCTACACCTGTCTGAAAATgtgaatgtggacaagatcaggacaaataACGCATGTTTGAatcaggtataaacagggcttgAGTGTATAAAATGTGCCTTGTCAGATGATCCAAAGGCAGTTGGAGCAGGTGGAGGAGAAGCAGAGGcagctggaggagaggggtgtggCTGTGGAGAAGGCCTTGAGAGGGGaagcaggtaaacacacacactttttacacGCTTGTTTGACATCATGGTTTGTTTTACCTATACTACTCTTAGTAAGCAAATGATCAGTGTACGTGTGGTCAACTCCCTTGTATGTTCTCATTATAGACTACTGGGGAGAGTCGAATGACAGTGAAGAGCTGGACTTACACCTGGGAGGTATGTACCTCACACACTATGCTGTATTCCCCTCTAACTATTCATTACCCTCCAATCTAACCCCTGGTTCcttacactcctctctctctctctttctctctcccccctacccctcccccctctttccattttcctctctctcctttagtcATGGGCAGGCAGGATGACCCAGCTCTGATGCAGCAGTGGTTCAAGCTGGTCCAGCAGAAGAACTGTCTGATGCGCTATGAGTCAGAACTCATGATATTGTGAGTATCtatctgacctttgaccccctatgtcaaatcaaatccaactttatttgtcacatgcgccctgACTACAACGAGTgtagaccttacggtgaaatgcttacttacaagcccttaaccaacagtgcagttcaaggaggtgatgcaaccggtcaggatgctctcgatggtgcagctgttgaactttttgaggatctggggacccatgccaaatcttttaagtctcctgagggggaaacaTTTTGTTGTGccatcttcacaactgtcttggtgtgtttggaccgtgatagttcgttggtgatgtggacaccaaggaacttgaaactctcaacccgctcgaTGTTAATcggggcctgttcagcccgccttttcctgtagtccacgatcagctcctttgtcttactcacattgagggagaggttgttgtcctcgcaccactctgccaggactctgacctcctctctataggctgtctcatcgttgtcggtgatcaggcctaccactgttgtgtcgtcagcaaacttaatgattaaTGGCTTATGGTTggaatatgtacgtacggtcactgtggggatgacgtcgtcgatgcacttattgatgaagccgatgactgaggtggtatactcctcattaccattggatgaatcccgggaacatattccagtctgtgctagcaaaacagtcctgtagcttagcatccacgtcatctgaccacttccgtattgagcgaaacactggtacttcctgctttagtttttgcttgtaagcaggaatcagagaGCCTAgggggatagaattatggtcagatttgccaaatggagggcgggggagagctttgtatgcatttctgtgtgtggagtgaaggtggtctagttttttgttttttccccctctggttgcacatttaactaGAAAtgagaaatgaggtaaaacggatttaagtttgcctgcattaaagtccccggccacaagggatgccacttctggatgagcattttcttgtttgcttatggccttatagagttggttgagtgcggtcttagtgccagcatcggtttgtggtggtaaatagacggctacgaataatatagatgagaactctcttggtagatagtgtgagcttaccataaggtactctacctcaggtgagcaataccttgagacttctttaatattagacatctcgcaccagctgttattgacaaatagacacacacccccacccctcatcttCCCCAGTCACCACTGGACCCAAATGTATGAGCACTTATGACGGAATGGCAgtatgtacagtcatggccaaaagtattgagaatgacacaaatattaatttccacaacgtttgctgcttcagtgtctttagatatttttgtcagatgttactatggaatactgaagtataattacaagcatttcataagtgtcaaaggcttttattgacaattacatgaagttgatgcaaagagtcaatatttgcagtgttgacccttctttttcaagacctctgcaatttGCCCTaccatgctgtcaattaacttctgggccacatgatggcagcccattcttgcataatcaaggcttggagtttgtcagaatttgtgggtttttgtttgtccacccgcctcttgaggattgaccacaagttcataatgggattaaggtctggggggtTTCCTGGCCATGAacccaaaatatctatgttttgttccccgagccacttagttatcactttcgccttatggcaaggtgctccatcatgctggaaaatgcattgtttgtcaccaaactgttcctggatgtttgggagaagttgctcttggaggatgtgttggtaccattctttattcatggctgtgttcttaggcaaaattgtgagtgagcccactcccttggctgagaagcaaccccacacatgaatggtctcaggatgttttactgttggcatgacacaggactgatggtagcgctcaccttgtcttctccggagaagcttttttccggatgccccaaacaatcggaaaggggattcatcagagaaaatgactttaccccaatcctcagcagtccaatccctgtaccttttgcagaatatcagtctgtccctgatgtttttcctggagagaagtggcttcttttctgcccttcttgacaccaggccatcctccaaaagtcttcacctcactgtgcgtgcagatgcactcacacctgcctgctgccattcctcagcaagctctgtactggtggtgccccgatcccgcagctgaatgaactttaggagacggtcctagcgcttgctggactttcttgggcgccctgaagccttcttcacaacaattgaaccactctccttgaagttcttgatgatccgataaatggttgatttaggtgcaatcttactggcagcaatatccttgcctgtgaagccctttttgtgcaaagcattgatgacggcatgtgtttccttgcaggtaaccatggttgacagagaaagaacaatgattccaagcaccaccctccttttgaagcttccagtctgttatttcgaactcaatcagcatgacagagtgatctccagccttgtattcgtcaacactcacacctgtgttaacgagagaatcactgacatgatgtcagctggtccttttgtggcagggctgaaatgcagtgaaaatgttttttgaggattcagttcatttgcatgcactttgcaattaattgcagttcatctgatcactcttcataacattctggagtatatgcaaattgccaaactgaggcagcagactttgtgaaaattaatatatgtgtcattctcaaaacttttcgCCACAACTGTAGAATGGCTCGGTGCAGTATGCAATTATCTGAGTCAATCAGTGTGACATGGTCTCCATGACAACTGTCTCTCCCTCAGTGCTCGGGAGCTGGAGTTGGAGGACAGACAGAGCCGTCTTCAACAAGAGCTCAGAGAGCGGATGGCCGTGGATGGTAagtacactcatacacacacacgccataCTGTACCATAATGCTCTTAATATATTCTCTGTTTTcattcttctctcactctctctctccctctctttaagACCACCTGAAGGGTGAGGCAGAGCTGGCTGAGGAGAAGCTAATCCTTGGGGAGATGTTGGAGGTGGTGGAGCAGAGAGATGCTCTGGTGTCTCTGCTGGAGGAGCAGCGGCTGCAGGAGAGCCAGGAGGACAGAGACCTGGAGGCCATCATGCTGTCCCGGGGACTGGGCCTGCACAACTGGGCCTGAGCTCTATTCCGGGGACTGGGCCTGCACAACTGGGCCTGAGCTCTATTCCTGGGACTGGGCCTGTACAACTAGGCCTGAACTCTATCCCTGGGCCTGGGCCTGCACAACTGGGCCTGAGCTCTATTCCTGGGACTGGGCCTGCACAACTGGGCCTGAACTCTATCCCTGGGCCTGCACAACTGGGCCTGAGCTCTATTCCGGGGACTGGGCCTGCACAACTGGGCCTGAGCTCTATTCCGGGGACTGGGCCTGCACAACTGGGCCTGAGCTCTATTCCTGGGACTGGGCCTGCACAACGGGGCCTAAGCAAAAGACACTTACGTCACTTTCCCTCTAACTCTGCGATCAGGGTCATGGTTGTGAGGTCACTTCGCCTCTGATACAACGTTATGACCAGGATCAAGGCGGGACTGTCTGGATGATCCATTTTTAGGATTGGATATGTTTCCCCATCCTGCTACACCCATCCTGCTGCTACACCTATCCTGTTGCTACACCCATCCTGCTACACCCCTGACTCACTGACTGATGGGCCTTTGAGATGGCTCGATATTCTATGCTCACTATACTCACCCAGGCTGTTGTTATGGCAATATATGGCATGTTTGAATTATTTGTATTGTTATTCATTAACAATTTAGAGAAATGTATAttatataaaaataaacaatactcatttttttaaactttttaaaaaaaattctacTAATTATGTTTTACTTCATACATTGGATAATAAAGACATTCTGACATTATGTTGTCATGTTTTAACATTTTAAGATAAGGGGGACTCTTGTAGGggagtggaagggagggagacctGGGGGTGG
This Oncorhynchus clarkii lewisi isolate Uvic-CL-2024 chromosome 21, UVic_Ocla_1.0, whole genome shotgun sequence DNA region includes the following protein-coding sequences:
- the LOC139378737 gene encoding protein-methionine sulfoxide oxidase mical3b-like isoform X1, with amino-acid sequence MEFPGCPAAAGVAVGDEAEKEGHAQVLFDEFVQASTCRTTLRAFNLLCEHLQLTHTHTQPQTYSPTQPQRPFYHSLKERLSYWKANALWAKLDKRAAHHEYGKGRVCANTTCVIIGAGPCGLRTAVELGFLGARVVLLEKRDAFSRNNVLHLWPFTIHDLRGLGAKKFYGKFCAGAIDHISIRQLQLVLLKVALLLGVEVHVNVEFKGLVEPPVDQEQQKVGWRVEVKPKSHPINQLQCDVVIGADGRRNTLPGFRRKEFRGKLAIAITANFMNRNTTAEAKVEEISGVAFIFNQRFFQELRDTTGVDLENIVYYKDDTHYFVMTAKKQSLLEKGVILRDYADTETLLSRGNVDQNALLAYAREAADFSTNHQLPSLDFAMNHYGQPDVALFDFTCMYASENAALVRQRHGHHLLVTLVGDSLLEPFWPMGTGIARGFLAALDSAWMVRSWAQGLAPLDVLAERESLYRLLPQASPENVNKNFGQYTVDPATRYPNINHQLITPAQVGHLIYTEESGGSGADQEPRPRSPLPKLLRQESFSRSSKLLSWCQQQTQGYRGVVVSDLTTSWKSGLALCALIHHYRPDLIDFDSLKEDEGEENMRLGLEVAEKEFGISPVMTVEEMSSVSETDTLCMVMYLSQFHQLFKDALPPSESQTESLDGRAAVIGPASLLSRLGHSPSRKRNPKEQKEKDAVGKRRKTSRPCLEDVRQDLRLVDSYEEEAALCSVGGASQSRVRSMANQLLAKFEENAPCPSSTPAAALRRQGDSMPMLPPPPASPDPQEPAFVASAATWKQVQIKKRTQQQEQMSFKYKEKVKCHTLPSRGEQKYVQMYTGGVSSLAEQISCQLQSQESPSPQHTPDRKESAGVHSVLAGPGPGGASDVCFFCSRRVYVMERLSAEGLFFHRSCFQCDHCSSTLRLASYAYDRPNGKFYCKPHYDLRLVGPVQRKRPAPPTSDQHPTPYEQTPSQQTLLESPAALSTNPRSSVTVVTADRRSSVASLIERECGLAKRVRGTPERIELENYRGSLGSLETEQLTDEPEEVPEETLANYNLSLLVTEVKKANHKRISLRENEGSSSESETEEEGERQRALTNDLARDSWRKAMELHARLRGERGDDEEETEEGEEEGEVDEDDDDEEEELSSDGEGASPLTAEEVASLDEWQQSTHSPDTYTPDTHTHGTNTPDTHSPDTHTPDIQLPDSTTPDTHGAHSPTSVPNITFSTPATASTPFTPTPLTSHAPTSTSSVSIPDSSVFTYSSPNSSTTSGCSPGPDEGEEDGEKKEMKERKEREERERGGKERERVRDSSSSSGIGVGGSSTTSTSDPLTPPGIPPSAQLKACWDSMPHPSVESLQSPASRPAPRFAPAPIMAPAVVRGVGGKKLKPWDVDGGRGFVAGGSVGAGSLGEKLCKGVVIDPLEDINPPLSPLKPLKAVPRDEREIGRKREMERRREIERAAMGVGWEDTKIPLGREPLPRKSRGGLDPRRLTESLPPLLLTQLQGGSLFPSRKCCRDNQPPSQSVSEAGIGEGGPLGLWRAVISGYKRDRKKKGRTSLSKMATAPAPKEQGRRKTSAERRGVKFRERQSWSEPEESDITCSVVMERCSMNPKANLRLELFDLASDLQKDTIEEEEEEENEEGESAYVPHALAFKRAYAIKRHVGKERERDSSPRMDTQRKSSCPTEVVGVLVHMMDLKDPSSLDVSEAMFHRDRDPEEEQLDARLTRRVQRAARKQAKQEQLKRLHRAQMIQRQLEQVEEKQRQLEERGVAVEKALRGEADYWGESNDSEELDLHLGVMGRQDDPALMQQWFKLVQQKNCLMRYESELMIFARELELEDRQSRLQQELRERMAVDDHLKGEAELAEEKLILGEMLEVVEQRDALVSLLEEQRLQESQEDRDLEAIMLSRGLGLHNWA
- the LOC139378737 gene encoding protein-methionine sulfoxide oxidase mical3b-like isoform X2 — protein: MEFPGCPAAAGVAVGDEAEKEGHAQVLFDEFVQASTCRTTLRAFNLLCEHLQLTHTHTQPQTYSPTQPQRPFYHSLKERLSYWKANALWAKLDKRAAHHEYGKGRVCANTTCVIIGAGPCGLRTAVELGFLGARVVLLEKRDAFSRNNVLHLWPFTIHDLRGLGAKKFYGKFCAGAIDHISIRQLQLVLLKVALLLGVEVHVNVEFKGLVEPPVDQEQQKVGWRVEVKPKSHPINQLQCDVVIGADGRRNTLPGFRRKEFRGKLAIAITANFMNRNTTAEAKVEEISGVAFIFNQRFFQELRDTTGVDLENIVYYKDDTHYFVMTAKKQSLLEKGVILRDYADTETLLSRGNVDQNALLAYAREAADFSTNHQLPSLDFAMNHYGQPDVALFDFTCMYASENAALVRQRHGHHLLVTLVGDSLLEPFWPMGTGIARGFLAALDSAWMVRSWAQGLAPLDVLAERESLYRLLPQASPENVNKNFGQYTVDPATRYPNINHQLITPAQVGHLIYTEESGGSGADQEPRPRSPLPKLLRQESFSRSSKLLSWCQQQTQGYRGVVVSDLTTSWKSGLALCALIHHYRPDLIDFDSLKEDEGEENMRLGLEVAEKEFGISPVMTVEEMSSVSETDTLCMVMYLSQFHQLFKDALPPSESQTESLDGRAAVIGPASLLSRLGHSPSRKRNPKEQKEKDAVGKRRKTSRPCLEDVRQDLRLVDSYEEEAALCSVGGASQSRVRSMANQLLAKFEENAPCPSSTPAAALRRQGDSMPMLPPPPASPDPQEPAFVASAATWKQKKRTQQQEQMSFKYKEKVKCHTLPSRGEQKYVQMYTGGVSSLAEQISCQLQSQESPSPQHTPDRKESAGVHSVLAGPGPGGASDVCFFCSRRVYVMERLSAEGLFFHRSCFQCDHCSSTLRLASYAYDRPNGKFYCKPHYDLRLVGPVQRKRPAPPTSDQHPTPYEQTPSQQTLLESPAALSTNPRSSVTVVTADRRSSVASLIERECGLAKRVRGTPERIELENYRGSLGSLETEQLTDEPEEVPEETLANYNLSLLVTEVKKANHKRISLRENEGSSSESETEEEGERQRALTNDLARDSWRKAMELHARLRGERGDDEEETEEGEEEGEVDEDDDDEEEELSSDGEGASPLTAEEVASLDEWQQSTHSPDTYTPDTHTHGTNTPDTHSPDTHTPDIQLPDSTTPDTHGAHSPTSVPNITFSTPATASTPFTPTPLTSHAPTSTSSVSIPDSSVFTYSSPNSSTTSGCSPGPDEGEEDGEKKEMKERKEREERERGGKERERVRDSSSSSGIGVGGSSTTSTSDPLTPPGIPPSAQLKACWDSMPHPSVESLQSPASRPAPRFAPAPIMAPAVVRGVGGKKLKPWDVDGGRGFVAGGSVGAGSLGEKLCKGVVIDPLEDINPPLSPLKPLKAVPRDEREIGRKREMERRREIERAAMGVGWEDTKIPLGREPLPRKSRGGLDPRRLTESLPPLLLTQLQGGSLFPSRKCCRDNQPPSQSVSEAGIGEGGPLGLWRAVISGYKRDRKKKGRTSLSKMATAPAPKEQGRRKTSAERRGVKFRERQSWSEPEESDITCSVVMERCSMNPKANLRLELFDLASDLQKDTIEEEEEEENEEGESAYVPHALAFKRAYAIKRHVGKERERDSSPRMDTQRKSSCPTEVVGVLVHMMDLKDPSSLDVSEAMFHRDRDPEEEQLDARLTRRVQRAARKQAKQEQLKRLHRAQMIQRQLEQVEEKQRQLEERGVAVEKALRGEADYWGESNDSEELDLHLGVMGRQDDPALMQQWFKLVQQKNCLMRYESELMIFARELELEDRQSRLQQELRERMAVDDHLKGEAELAEEKLILGEMLEVVEQRDALVSLLEEQRLQESQEDRDLEAIMLSRGLGLHNWA